The following are encoded together in the Gadus chalcogrammus isolate NIFS_2021 chromosome 2, NIFS_Gcha_1.0, whole genome shotgun sequence genome:
- the LOC130371763 gene encoding kinetochore-associated protein DSN1 homolog isoform X2, which yields MADVEMETKQDSCGGATVPGGNEAMIIDKMVKRAPPLSPIPGLPHKSRRTHSPTPSSAAIPDTTEEATITENGMAEESMRGSVPIEAPSLSPSSRRKSWKRSTIGRRSLPALTNPSQTLCRTISPSLSQQERLEKLMEASMKRALERTQTLLQSTPNASLETFKKQAEDMQPQWCSLAQELRSPRPAQQLSSSKENNPAMQPALEQKRSDIHRLQAEINSWTALLSKHRIKAEALASKVEQGQQSSVTLDTASLSQSSQWQLIQRKPDYHSVLSRQQPALHTIYLVMKAQCQMVRGLLSIEKHSQLVVKVTSRSLAAEEGLLDLSPDLIRDLVAVPFSSS from the exons ATGGCGGATGTTGAAAtggaaacaaaacaagacaG TTGCGGCGGTGCGACCGTTCCTGGTGGGAACGAG GCAATGATAATCGACAAAATGGTTAAAAGGGCCCCGCCCTTATCGCCCATCCCAGGGCTCCCACACAAGTCCCGGCGCACACATTCTCCAACTCCATCTAGCGCAGCAATTCCAGACACAACTGAAGAAGCCACTATCACGGAAAACGGCATGGCTGAAGAGTCCATGAGGGGATCTGTTCCAATTGAGGCTCCCTCGCTAAGCCCCTCTTCCCGAAGGAAATCCTGGAAAAGGTCCACTATAGGGCGGCGTTCACTCCCTGCCCTTACCAACCCATCTCAGA CACTGTGCAGGACCATCAGTCCATCATTATCACAACAGGAGCGGCTGGAGAAACTGATGGAAGCCTCGATGAAG CGCGCACTAGAAAGAACCCAAACGTTGTTGCAGTCCACGCCAAATGCCTCACTGGAGACGTTTAAGAAACAAG CCGAGGACATGCAACCACAATGGTGCAGTTTGGCCCAAGAGCTGCGCAGTCCAAGGCCAGCTCAGCAGCTTTCATCGAGTAAAGAAAA TAATCCTGCCATGCAGCCAGCCCTGGAACAAAAGCGCAGTGATATCCACAG GTTACAGGCGGAGATCAATTCTTGGACAGCTCTGCTGTCCAAACACCGGATTAAAGCGGAGGCCTTGGCAAG CAAGGTGGAGCAGGGCCAGCAGAGCAGTGTAACCCTAGACACCGCATCACTGTCCCAGTCCTCTCAGTGGCAGCTCATCCAGCGGAAACCAGACTACCACTCAGTGCTGTCTAGACAGCAGCCTGCACTGCACACGATATATTTGGTG ATGAAAGCCCAGTGTCAAATGGTGAGAGGGCTTCTCTCCATTGAGAAGCACTCGCAGTTGGTGGTGAAGGTTACCAGTAGGAGCTTAG CGGCCGAAGAAGGGCTTCTGGACCTTTCACCTGACTTGATCAGAGATCTTGTGGCAGTGCCTTTCTCCTCATCTTAG
- the LOC130371763 gene encoding kinetochore-associated protein DSN1 homolog isoform X1: MADVEMETKQDSSCGGATVPGGNEAMIIDKMVKRAPPLSPIPGLPHKSRRTHSPTPSSAAIPDTTEEATITENGMAEESMRGSVPIEAPSLSPSSRRKSWKRSTIGRRSLPALTNPSQTLCRTISPSLSQQERLEKLMEASMKRALERTQTLLQSTPNASLETFKKQAEDMQPQWCSLAQELRSPRPAQQLSSSKENNPAMQPALEQKRSDIHRLQAEINSWTALLSKHRIKAEALASKVEQGQQSSVTLDTASLSQSSQWQLIQRKPDYHSVLSRQQPALHTIYLVMKAQCQMVRGLLSIEKHSQLVVKVTSRSLAAEEGLLDLSPDLIRDLVAVPFSSS; encoded by the exons ATGGCGGATGTTGAAAtggaaacaaaacaagacaG CAGTTGCGGCGGTGCGACCGTTCCTGGTGGGAACGAG GCAATGATAATCGACAAAATGGTTAAAAGGGCCCCGCCCTTATCGCCCATCCCAGGGCTCCCACACAAGTCCCGGCGCACACATTCTCCAACTCCATCTAGCGCAGCAATTCCAGACACAACTGAAGAAGCCACTATCACGGAAAACGGCATGGCTGAAGAGTCCATGAGGGGATCTGTTCCAATTGAGGCTCCCTCGCTAAGCCCCTCTTCCCGAAGGAAATCCTGGAAAAGGTCCACTATAGGGCGGCGTTCACTCCCTGCCCTTACCAACCCATCTCAGA CACTGTGCAGGACCATCAGTCCATCATTATCACAACAGGAGCGGCTGGAGAAACTGATGGAAGCCTCGATGAAG CGCGCACTAGAAAGAACCCAAACGTTGTTGCAGTCCACGCCAAATGCCTCACTGGAGACGTTTAAGAAACAAG CCGAGGACATGCAACCACAATGGTGCAGTTTGGCCCAAGAGCTGCGCAGTCCAAGGCCAGCTCAGCAGCTTTCATCGAGTAAAGAAAA TAATCCTGCCATGCAGCCAGCCCTGGAACAAAAGCGCAGTGATATCCACAG GTTACAGGCGGAGATCAATTCTTGGACAGCTCTGCTGTCCAAACACCGGATTAAAGCGGAGGCCTTGGCAAG CAAGGTGGAGCAGGGCCAGCAGAGCAGTGTAACCCTAGACACCGCATCACTGTCCCAGTCCTCTCAGTGGCAGCTCATCCAGCGGAAACCAGACTACCACTCAGTGCTGTCTAGACAGCAGCCTGCACTGCACACGATATATTTGGTG ATGAAAGCCCAGTGTCAAATGGTGAGAGGGCTTCTCTCCATTGAGAAGCACTCGCAGTTGGTGGTGAAGGTTACCAGTAGGAGCTTAG CGGCCGAAGAAGGGCTTCTGGACCTTTCACCTGACTTGATCAGAGATCTTGTGGCAGTGCCTTTCTCCTCATCTTAG